TCGCCACCGACGAGACGGACGAGGACGCGGACGGCGCGGCCCACCGGATCTTCGACCACTACCTGCACACCGCGCTCGCCGCCGACCGGCTGCTGGACGAACACCGTGACGCCGTCGCCGTACCGGCGCCCACGGCGGGCGCCCGGCCGCAGCCGATGGCGACGCACGACCAGGCCGAGCAGTGGTTCTCCGCCGAGCACGCCGTACTGCTCACCGCCGTCCAGCAGGCCGCCCGCACCGGGTTTCCGGGGCACGCCTGGCGGCTCGCCTGGGCGATCGGCACCCACCTGCACCGCAGGGGCGCCTGGCAGGAGTGGGTGGAGACGCAGCGCACCGCACTCGCGGCGGCTTCCGACTGCGGTGACCGGGCGGGCATCGCCCATGCCCGGCACGGCCTCGGCGTCGCCTGCGCCTGGGCCGGCCGACCGGAGGAAGCCCACACACACCTCGTCACCGGCCTGCGCGAGTACGGCGAGCTGGCCGACGAGCGCGGACAGGCCCACACGCACCGCACCCTGGCCTGGCTCGCCCAGCGGCAGGGCAGGCCCGCCGAGGCGCTGGAGCACGCCGAAGAGACGTTGCGGCACTACACCGCCGCGGGGTTCGTCCCCGGGCAGGCCAGCGCGCTCAACGTGATCGGCTGGTGCGAGACCCTGCTCGGCCGTCACCCGCAGGCGCTGTCCGCCTGCCGACGCGCCCTGGACCTCTTCGAGCAGACCGGCAACCGCACCGGGCAGGCGTACTGCTGGGACAGCCTCGCCCACGCGTACCGGGGACTGGACCGGAACGCCGAGGCGATCGACTGCTTCCAGCAGGCCCTGGCCCTGTTCCGGGCCCTGGGCGACCGCTACAACCAGGCCACCACGCTCACCGGTCTCGGCGACGGCCACGCCGCGCGCGGCGAGCATGCCGAGGCCCGGGCCTGCCACCGGCAGGCGCTGGGCATCCTCCGGGAACTCGGCCACCCGGAGGCCGACGACCTCCAGCGGCGGATGACCGAGACCGCACCCGCCTGACCTCCCGGGCCGCACCCGCCGGACGTCCCGGCCCAAAGGCCACCTCCGTCGTCCCGGACACCGCCTGCCACGGACCCGTCCGCGGCGGACGGCGCCCGGCTTCCTGCAGAAGCCCACAAGGTTTGCCGAAGGGCCGGTGACCAGGATGGCTGTCGCCGGCCGGCACCGGGGGCGGACGCGCCTCCACCCACCGCACACAACCCGTGGTGCGGGAGGACGACTTGAAGGGGGACCACATGATCTCGAAGATCGCCGTGCGGCTCGGAACGGCCGCCGCCGCTGTCACGCTCGCCGCCCTGGGCGTCGGCGCGTTGACGGCTCCGTCCGCGATGGCGGGCACGTCCGGCGGGCCGGTGCACATCCAGTCCGGCACGTTCCACCTGTACGAGAAGAACGGCTACAAGGGCGGTTGGGCAGGCCTGACCCGGACCGACAAGGACCTCAGGAACAACTACTTCGACAACGGCAGGAAGGTCGACAACCAGACCAGTTCGGTGAAGAACTACACGAACAAGTACGTGGACCTGTGGCAGAACGTCGGCTGCAGCGGCGCGCACACGACGTCGTACCCGGGCACGAAGGACCCCAAGCTCAGCAACGACGCCATCAAGGACAACCGACTCAGCTGCGTCAAGTTCCGCTGACCTGAGGGCCGTTCCCGGGTGCGTGGCCAGGACGGCCGCGCACCCGGGGACCAGGCCGCCCGAGAGGAGCCGCATGTCCGTGTCCCGAAAGCCCCGGCGAGCCGGCACCTGCCTGGTGACGGGGTTCTGTGCTCTGCTGGTGGGCTGCGGCCCGCCCGGCGCGGCGCCCGGACACCCCGCCCCCGCCGTGCCGGCAGGGCCCGCCGCCTCCGGGCGGACCCGCGCCCTGCTCCTGCCGTACGACCGTTACGAGTTGGCGCCCGCCGACGTCCTGACCATCGAGTCGGCGGAGGACGCCCTGATGGTCCCGTGCATGCGGGCCCGGGGCTGGACGTGGAAGCCGCTGCCGCGGGCCGCGGACGCCGACCCGCCCAACCGCTCGCGCTACGGCGTCATCGAGCCGGACGTCGCGGAACGCTACGGCTACCACCAGCCCCCGCCACCACCCGGCGTCGCCCGCCGCACGGCCGCCGAGCACGCCCGGAACGCGGAACTCACCCAGGCCGAGGCGGACGCCGCGTTCGGCAGGGCGACGGAACACCCGGACTCCGTCGGCGGATGCTGGAAGACGGCCCACGACCGGCTGCGCCGCCACGTACCCGCGTCCGACCACGCCTTGCTCGACGAACTGACCCTGCGGTCCTTCGACGCCTCGCTCGAGAACTCACAGGTAAGGAGAGAACTGGCTTTGTGGAACTCCTGCATGAAACGTTCGGGGTTCGCCTACGCCACGCCCCTCGACGCGGCCGACGACTCGGCCTGGGGGAAGACGAGGCGGCCCGCGAGGCGCGAGGTACTGATCGCCACCACGGACGTGCGGTGCAAGAAGTCGACCGGGCTCGTCGACGAATGGCGGCGGGCGGAGGCCGCCTGGCAGCAGGACTTCGTCGACCGGCATCCCAAGGCGTTCCGAGCGCTGGCCCGGGCCAAGGAGGTGTGGCTGCACGCGGCCCGTGCCGCCCTGCACTGAGGCCGTGCGATCACAGGCCGCAACGGCCGGACGGGCGGGGGAGGGCGGTGTCCCCGGGGCGACGCACCGATCATCAAGTCACATGGCCGGTACGGCCGTTGAGAGGTGTACGTTCTCCCCGAAGGATGCCGCCGTCCCGTTCGTACGGCGGCCG
This Streptomyces misionensis DNA region includes the following protein-coding sequences:
- a CDS encoding peptidase inhibitor family I36 protein, which produces MISKIAVRLGTAAAAVTLAALGVGALTAPSAMAGTSGGPVHIQSGTFHLYEKNGYKGGWAGLTRTDKDLRNNYFDNGRKVDNQTSSVKNYTNKYVDLWQNVGCSGAHTTSYPGTKDPKLSNDAIKDNRLSCVKFR